The genomic stretch TCTGGGATCTGGGCATGCTGACCTGGATTCCTTTGTCGGTCTGTGCGCTGTGCTGGTGGATCTTCTCCGCGGGCGTGGCCCGCGACGTGCCGATCGCGGTGATCGACCAGGACCGCTCGGCGTTGTCACGCTCGCTGGTGCGCATGCTCGATGAATCCCCCGGCATCGCGGTCGTCGCGCAGGCGCGCAGCCAGGCCGAGGCGATGCAGCTGTTGCGCGAGCGCCGCGCGTTCGGCACGCTGTGGATTCCCGACGACCTCCAGCAGCAGGCCGTCGCAGGGCGGTCGGCCACCGTGCATTGGTTCTACAACGGCCAGTTTTCGGCCCATGTCGGCGCCCTGACACGTGACGTGCGCACGGTGGTGACGGCCTTCTCGGGCGGCATCGAACTCGCCGCGCGCGAAAAGCGCGGCAGTTCGACACCGCAGGCGCGGCAGCAGTTCGAGCCCATCCGGCTGCAGCTGGCAACGCTGTTCAACGAAAACGCCAACTACGAGGCCTTCCTCGCCCTCGCGGTGATCCCGTCGATGCTGCAGATCTTCATCGCACTGGCCGCCGTGACGGCCATCGGGCGTGAACTAAAGGCGGGCAGCGTGCCGCAATGGCTGGCTGCGGCGGGCCAGCGCTGGAGCACCGCCGTGGCGGGCAAACTGCTGATCCCGGCGCTGGCCTTCTTCGCACAGTCGCTGCTGTTCGTGCTGTTCTTCGCCGGGGTGCGCGGCTGGGCCATCGAAGGGAGTGCCCTCGCGGTCCTGGTCGGCCTGCTGCTGCTCGTCGCCGCCTACCTCGGCGTCGGCACCCTGATGATTGCTGCCACGCTGTCACTGCGGGCGGCCTTGTCGGTTGCCGCCTTCGTCACCGCCCCGGCCTTCGCTTTCTCGGGCCAAGGGTTTCCGCTGCTGGCCATGCCACCGCTCGCGCGTGGCTGGGCCGAGGCCTTGCCGCTGACCCATTACCTGCAATTGCAGAGCCGCCACTGGCTGGCCGGTGCGCCTTTCGGCTATGGCTTCGGCGAGATGGCGGTGCTGGCCGGCACCACCGTGCTGACCGGCGGGTTGGGGCTGTGGCTGCTGCAACGCCGAGCGCCACGGGCCACCGCGTGGGGGCGCTTGTGAGCGGCCCGCTGCGGCGCTGCGCAACGGCCTTCGTGCAGACCTGGCGCGCCGTGCTGCACGACGCTGGCGCCCTCACGCTGCTGTTCGTTGCGACGCTCATCTACTCGTTCTTCTACCCGCTGCCCTACAGTGCCGAGCAGGTCCAGCGCGTCCCGGTGGTGGTGGTCGACCAGGACCGCAGCGCCTTGTCGCGGCAGATCACACGTTATGCGCAGGCCCACCCTTCGGTCTCGGTCATCGAGGTGACGCCCGACCTGGCGGAGGCGCAACACCGCCTCTGGCGCCATGAAAGCGCCGGCACGCTGTTCCTGCCCACCGGCCTGCAAAGCAAGGTGCAAAGCGGCCGGGAGGCCGAAGTCGAGGTGGCCGGCAACGGCGTCTACCTGTTGCTCAACAAGGCGGCGCTGAACGGGCTGGCCGACGCGGTGGGCACGGTGTCGGCGGGCATCGAGGTCAAGCGCTTGTCGGCTGCGTCACCGTCAGGCGCGCAGACCCTGGCGCAGCGCCAGCCGATCGGCCTGAACGCGGTGGCGCTGTTCAACGTGCGAGAAGGCTACGGTGCCTACATCGTGCCGGGCGTCGCGGTGCTGATCTTGCAGCAGACCCTGCTGCTGGCGATCGCGTTGATGTTCGGCACCTGGGCCGAACGGGGCGGCTTTCCGGTCAGCCGCGATGGCGCCGGCTATGCCGGCATGCTGCTCGCGTTCGCCTCGGTGGCGCTCATCAACAGCGCCTACTACTTCGGCTGGGTGCTCTGGTGGCAGGACTATCCGCGCGGCGGCAATTTCGCCGGCCTGCTGGTGTTCGCGGTGCTGTTCGCCCTGTGCCTGGCCGCCTTCGGCATGCTGCTGGGCAGCTGGTTCGTGACGCGCGAGCGCGGCGGCCAGCTGCTGCTGTGCGTTGCGATGCCGTCGATTTTCCTGTCGGGGCTGTCATGGCCGGTCGAGGCCATGCCCGAGCTGCTGCGCTGGGCGCGGTGGCTGATGCCGTCGACGGCCGGCATCGAAGGTTTCATCGCCCTCAACCAGCTCGGCGCTCGGCTGCCGGAGGTGCGCCTCGAGGCCGCGGCCCTGTTGGCGCTGCTGGCCGCTTGCGTCCCGCTGGGGCTGTGGCGATGGCGGCGGCTGGCCCGCCGCGCCCTCAACCGAGCAGACGCCGGATGAGGCTCGAGGTGTCCCAGCGGCCGCCGCCTTGCGCCTGCACGTCGGCATAAAACTGATCCACCAGCGCCGTCACCGGCAGGCGGGCGCCATTGCGGCGCGCCTCGTCGAGGCACAGCCCGAGGTCTTTGCGCATCCAGTCCACCGCGAAACCGAAGTCGAAGCGGTCCTCGACCATGGTCGGCCCGCGGTGCTCCAGCTGCCAGCTCTGCGCCGCCCCCTTGCCGATCACGCCCAGCACCGCGTTCATGTCGAGCCCCGCCTTCTGGCCGAAGGCGATGGCTTCGCTCAAGCCCTGCAGCAGCCCGGCGATGCAGATCTGGTTGACCATCTTGGCGAGCTGTCCGGCGCCACTCGCGCCGAGCAGGGTGACCGCCTTCGCGTAGGCCATGGCCACCGGCTGCACCTTGGCGAAGGCCTCGGCGTCGCCGCCGCACATGACGGTCAGCACACCGTTTTGAGCACCGAGGTTGCCGCCGGACACCGGCGCGTCGATGAACGACAGGCCGCGCGCCTGCGCCACCGCACTCAGCTCGCGTGCCACATCGGCCGACGCCGTCGTGTGGTCGACGAACACCGCACCGGGCTTCATGCCGGCCAAGGCGCCCTGCTCGCCCAGCACCACACTGCGCAGGTCGTCGTCGTTGCCGACGCAGGCGAACACGATGTCGGCGTCGCGGGCCGCCTGGGCCGGCGTGGCGGCGCGTTCGCCGCCGTACTGCTGCACCCACTGCACCGCCTTGGCCTCGCTGCGGTTGTACACCGTCACCCGGTGGCCCGCGCGGGCGAGATGGCCAGCCATCGGGTGGCCCATGACACCGAGGCCGAGGAAGGCGACACGATGCGGGGCGATGGGGGCGTAGGTTTTTGTCTGGGTCATGGCACGCTCAAAAGCAAAACCCCAAGCGTACTACTCGTGCGCTTGGGGTTTGAGTGCAGCAGCGACGCCTGGCGAGGCCAGCGCGTGCCGACGGTTCAGACGATGGTCAGGTGCTCGGTGCCGGCGGCCAGGTCGGAGCTGCGGGCGCGGTTGCTGTTGAGCTTGATCTGCAGCCGCAGGTCGTTGACCGAGTCGGCATTGCGCAACGCGTCTTCGTAGGTGACCTGGTTGCCTTCGTAGAGGTCGAACAGCGACTGGTCGAAGGTCTGCATGCCCAGCTCGCGGCTCTTCTTCATGATCTCCTTGATCTCGGCGACTTCGCCCTTGAAGATCAGCTCGGAGATCAGCGGCGTGTTGAGCAGGATCTCGACCGCAGCGACCCGGCCCTTGCCCTCCTGGCGCGGCAGCAGACGCTGCGACACCATGGACTTGAGGTTGAGCGACAAGTCCATCAACAGCTGCGCCCGGCGCTCTTCGGGGAAGAAGTTGATGATGCGGTCGAGCGCCTGGTTGGCGCTGTTGGCATGCAGCGTGGCCATGCACAGGTGACCGGTCTCGGCGAAGGCCACCGCATGTTCCATCGTCTCGCGGTCGCGGATCTCGCCCATCAGGATCACGTCGGGCGCCTGCCGCAGCGTGTTCTTGAGCGCCTGGCCCCAGCCTTCGGTGTCGAGCCCGACTTCACGCTGCGTCACGATGCAGTTCTTGTGCGGATGCACGAACTCGACCGGATCTTCGATGGTGATGATGTGGCCGTACGAGTTTTCGTTGCGGTAGTCGACCATCGCCGCCAGCGTGGTCGACTTGCCGGAGCCGGTCGCCCCGACCAGGATGACCAGGCCACGCTTGGTCATCGTGACTTCCTTGAGCACCTGCGGCAGGCCCATCGCATCGATGTTGGGCAGCGTCTGCGGGATCACCCGCATCACCAGCCCGACCTGCCCCTGCTGCACGAAGGCGTTGACGCGGAAGCGGCCGACACCTTGGGGCGCGACTGCGAAATTGCATTCCTTGGTGCGCTCGAATTCGGCCGCCTGCTTGTCGTTCATGATCGAACGTGCCAGGGCCAGCGTGTGCTGGCCGGTCAGGGGCTGCGGCGACACCTTGGTGACGCGGCCGTCGACCTTGATCGCCGGCGGAAATTCAGCGGTCAGGAACAAGTCCGACCCGTTGCGGCTGATCATCAGGCGCAACAAGTCGTTGATGAATTTTGAAGCCTGGTCTCTTTCCATGCGTCAGTCCGGTTGGGAGAGCGAGAGCGAGAGAAGAAGAAATGCGAAAGAAGCAGCGAGTGGCGCGGAGGTGGCGACGCTCGGCTCAGCCGCGCGAGAGCACGGCGCTCAGGCGTGCGCTGACCTGACGCAAACGCAGCGACAGCCGCCGTGCCAGCGAGGCCAGCAGCGCGAGGCCGAGACGGGGCTCGTGGGTGATCATCGCGTCGAGGCCTTCGGCATCGACCACGGCCAGCACGCAAGGCGTGAGCGTGGTGCAGGCCGAAAACCGCGAACCGGCGTCGAGCAGCGACATCTCGCCCAGCATGTCGCCGGCCCGTGCCTCGGCCAGGCGGGCACGCCCGCCCCACGGCTGCACGCGGTCGACCGCGATGGTGCCGTCGAGGACGATCAGCATGTAGTCGCCCTGCTCGTCCTGGCCGATCACTTCCTGGTTGGCCGCCACCTGCACGAAGTCGAGGTACTCGCTCATGCGGTCCAGCTCGGACTTGTCGAGCGTGGCCACATAGCGGTCGACACCCCACAGCGCCGCGAACATGTCACGTCCGATGTCGCGGTCGTAAGGCGTGGCGCCGATTTCCTGCGCGCGCGCCTGCCAGGTCTTGGCCTGCTGCGTGTCGTCGAGCCGCTCCTGGAACATGGTCGAGAAGAAGCCGGTATCGTCGGGCGCCGCGGCGTTTTCGCCGGCGCCCGGCTCGGGCGCTTGGCCACCCTTGAGCTTGTCGATCAGTTTCTTCATCGCATGTGAGGCGTTGCGGCCTTCGGTGGCGTGGCGTGGCGAGGCAGCAGTGCCGTCAGCCCGGGAAGTTCTCGGGGAACTTGGCCTTGGTACGCGCCTCGGAGGGCGAGATGACGTTACGTCGCACCAGGTCGGCCAGGTTCTGGTCGAGCGTCTGCATGCCCATGCTGTTGCCGGTCTGGATGGCCGAGTACATCTGGGCGATCTTGTTCTCGCGGATCAGGTTGCGCACCGCGGCCGTGCCGAGCATGACCTCGTGTGCAGCGACACGGCCCGAGCCGTCCTTCAGCTTGCACAGCGTCTGCGAGATGATCGCGACGACCGATTCGGACAGCATTGCGCGCACCATCTCTTTCTCGGCCGCCGGGAACACGTCGACCACCCGGTCGATGGTCTTGGCGGCACTCGAGGTGTGCAACGTGCCGAACACCAGGTGGCCGGTTTCGGCGGCGGTCAGGGCCAAACGGATGGTTTCGAGGTCGCGCATCTCGCCGACCAGGATCGCGTCCGGGTCCTCGCGCAGTGCGGAGCGCAAGGCATTGCTGAAGCTGAGCGTGTGCGGGCCGACTTCACGCTGGTTGATCAAGCACTTCTTCGACTCGTGCACGAACTCGATCGGGTCTTCGACCGTCAGCACGTGGCCGTACTCGCTCTCGTTCAAGTGGTTGACCATCGCGGCCAGCGTGGTCGACTTGCCCGAGCCGGTGGGCCCGGTGACCAGCACCAGGCCGCGCGGCTTGAGTGCCAGCTCGGCGAAGATCTTCGGCGTGTTGAGCTGCTCGAGCGTCAGGATCTTCGACGGGATGGTGCGGAACACCGCCCCCGCGCCGCGGTTCTGGTTGAACGCGTTGACGCGGAAACGGGCCAGGCCCTGGATCTCGAACGAGAAATCGCACTCGAGCGTCTCTTCGTAGGCCTTGCGCTGCGAGTCGTTCATGATGTCGTACACCATGTCGTGCACCTGCTTGTGCTCGAGCGGGTCGACATTGATGCGGCGCACGTCGCCATGGACGCGGATCATCGGCGGCAGCCCGGCCGACAGGTGCAAGTCGGAGGCTTTGTTTTTGACGGAGAACGCCAACAGCTGGGTGATGTCCATGTTCCTCTGGGGGGGCGCTGCAGGGCGGCAGAAGGGTTAAGCTCGTGCCATTATGGCGACGATTGCTGCGAACATACAACAAGTCCAAGACCGAATTGCGGCGTCCTGTCAAGAGGCCGGGCGTGCCGTGGAAAGCGTCACGCTGCTGGCGGTCAGCAAGACCTTCCCGGCCCCGGCGGTGCGCGAGGCGGTGGCCTGCGGACTCCACCGTTTCGGCGAGAACTATGTCCAGGAAGCGCTCGACAAGATGGAAGCGCTCGCCGACCTTCGCGACCGGCTCGAATGGCATCTGATCGGGCCGCTGCAGAGCAACAAGACCCGGGTGGTGGCCGAGCACTTCGATTGGGTGCACAGCGTGGACCGGCTGAAGATCGCCGAACGCCTGTCGGCGCAGCGCCCGTCGCACCTGCCCCCGCTGCAGATCTGTTTGCAGGTCAACATCAGCGGCGAGGCCAGCAAAAGCGGGCTGAACCCTGACGAGGTGGCGGCGACGGCGCAGGCTGTGGCCGCCCTGCCCGGCCTGCGGCTGCGCGGCCTGATGGCGATTCCGGAACCCGCCGAGACGCTGCCGGCACAGCGCCAACCCCATGCGGCGCTGCGCCGCTTGTTGGAGCAGTTGCGCGCTCAGGGACTGGCACTGGACACCTTGTCGATGGGCATGACGGCCGACCTCGAAGCCGCGGTGCTCGAGGGCGCGACCATCGTGCGTGTCGGGACGGCGATCTTCGGCAGCCGGCCGCCGGTGCCGCGAGGCTGACCAGGCGAACGGCGCCGGCTGCGGCGCCGCCCGGGCCGGCCTCAGATCGGCAGCAGATTGGTGTTCTTCACCTCTTCCATCACCGCATAGGTGTGGGTCTCGCGCACCCCCGGCAGCGACCAGATGACCGAGCCGATCAACTCGCGGTAGGCCTGCATGTCGGCCACCCGGGTCTTGATCAGGTAGTCGAAGCCGCCGGCCACCAGGTGGCATTCCAGGATCTCCGGGCGCGATTGCACGGCCGCCTTGAAGGCATTCATCACGTCGGGCGTGGTGCGGTCGAGCACCACTTCGACGAACACCATCATGCTGGCGCTCAGCTTCTGGGGATTGAGCCGGGCCTCGTAGCCGAGGATGTAGCCCTCGCGGGTGAGCCGCTTGACGCGTTCGAGCACGGCGGTCGGTGACAAATGCACCGCTTCGGCCAACTTGAGGTTGGCAATGCGCCCATCCTGCTGCAACACGCGCAATATCTTGCGGTCGATCTTGTCGAGATCGTTGAATTCCGCCGACCCGTTTTTCATGATTTATTTTCCTCTGTCTCCGTCTTTCTTATTGGTGAATGATGCTAGGGGAATCCTCATAACCTAGCAAGTCATGCAAAACCCTGAGGCATATTCGATGTCCACCCCTGTTCGCTTCACCGCGCCGCCCGAGCGCATGCGCCTGCCCGCCCCCGACCGTCCCGAGGCGGAGGTGGTCAAGCAGTTGCAGCAGCAGCCCGCCTTGCCGTGGGAGCAGGTGAAGGCGACAGCGGCGCCCTGGGTGAAAGCGGTGCGCGAGCGGCCGGCGCCGTTCTGGGCGATGGAATCGCTGCTGAAGGAGTACCCACTGTCGACCACCGAGGGCCTGGCGCTGATGCGATTGGCCGAGGCCTTGCTGCGGGTCCCCGATGTCGACACCGCGATGGCGCTGACGGCCGACCAGCTGGGGCGCGCCAGCTTCGACAAGGCCGGGGCCAGCGACCACCCGGTGCTGTCGAACCTGTCGGCCAACGTGATCGCCCTGAGCAAGAAACTGCTGCCCGGCGATGCCCAGAAGCAGCCGGGACTGCTGCAGCGACTGGGCGCCCAGACCGTGGTGGGCGCAGCGGTGCGGGCCCTGCAGCTGTTGGGACGCCAGTTCGTGCTGGGCCGCAACATCGCCGAGGCGCAGCGTGAAGCGCAATCGCAGCGACGCGAGCAGGCGACGCTGTGCTTCAGCTTCGACATGCTGGGCGAAGGCGCCCGCACCGAGCACGACGCCGAGCGGTATCTCGCGTCCTACCGCCACGCGATCGAGCAGATCGCGCGGGAACGCCGCACCGATGCCCGCCCCGAGACCGGCGACGGCATTTCGATCAAGCTGAGCGCCTTGTTCTCACGCTATGAAGCGTCGCAGCGCGAGCGGGTTTTCGCGGTGCTGTTGCCCCGCGTCTGGTCCTTGGTCGAGCTGGCGGCGCAGGCCCATCTCAACCTGACCATCGACGCCGAAGAAAGCGAGCGGCTCGAACTGTCGCTCGACGTGTTCGAGGCGTTGGCCGCGCAGATCGCGCAGCACCATCCGCAATGGCAGGGGTTCGGCCTTGCGGTGCAGGCCTACCAGACGCGCTCGCTCGCGGTGGTCGAGGAAGTCGCCCGCATCGGCCGCGAGCACGGCCTGCGGCTGATGGTGCGGCTGGTCAAGGGCGCCTACTGGGACGGCGAGATCAAACGGGCTCAGGAACTGGGCCTGGCCGGCTACCCGGTGTTCACCCGCAAGGAACACACCGACCTCGCCTATCTGGCCTGCGCCCAGGCGCTGCTGTCGCATGCGCCGGCCCTCTATCCGCAGTTCGCCACGCACAACGCCGGCACCGTTGCCGCCATCCTGCGCCTGGCCGCCGCGCGGCCGGTGCCGTTCGAAATGCAACGCCTGCACGGCATGGGCGAGAGCCTCTACCGCGAGGTGCTGCAGCACGAGCGTGTCACGCTGCGCGTCTATGCGCCGGTGGGCGAGCACCGCGACCTGCTGGCCTATCTTGTGCGGCGCCTGCTGGAGAACGGCGCCAACTCGTCCTTCGTGCACCAACTGGCCGACGAGCAGGTACCGATCGACACCCTGCTGGCATCGCCGCTGCACCCGCCGGCACGGCCCGGGCTGCCGCTGCCCTTGGCCCTCTATGGTGCCGAGCGCCGCAACTCGCGCGGTGTCGACCTCGCCTGCCAGGCCGAACGCGAACCCTTGTTCGCGGCGCTGCGCAGTGCGGCCGTGCCGCCGGTTGCCGAGGCCACGCCGGAACAGGTGGCGCAGGCGATGCAGCAACTGCACGCGCAGTGCGAACGCTGGGACGCGGTGCCGGTGACCGAGCGCGCCGCGGTGCTGCGACGTGCCGGCGACGCCCTCGAGTCGGCCCTGCCCGAGTTTTGCGGCCTGCTGGTGCGCGAGGCCCACAAGGTGATGGCGGATGCCGTCTCGGAGGTGCGCGAGACGGTGGACTTCCTGCGCTACTACGCGGCGCAAGCCGAGCAGCGTTTGGTGCCGTTGACCTTGCCGGGGCCCACCGGCGAGTCGAACCAGCTGCACCTGCGCGGCCGCGGTGTGTTCGTCTGCATCAGCCCGTGGAACTTCCCGCTCGCGATCTTCACCGGTCAGGTGGTGGCGGCGCTGGTCGCCGGCAACCCGGTGGCCGCCAAACCCGCGGAGCAGACACCGGCAGTGGCACGCCGTATGGTCGAGCTGCTGCACCAGGCCGGCATCCCGCGGGAAGTGCTGCAACTGCTGCACGGCCCGGGCGAGACCGTGGGCGCGGCCTTGGTACGCGATGCGCGCTGCGCGGGGGTCGCCTTCACCGGCTCGACGCAGGTGGCCAAGCTCATCCAGCGCAGCCTCGCCGAGAAGGACGGGCCGATCGTGCCGCTGATCGCCGAGACCGGCGGCATCAACGCGATGGTGGTCGACTCGACCGCCCTGCCCGAGCAAGTGGTCGACGCGGTGGTGCAAAGCGCCTTCCGCTCGGCCGGGCAGCGCTGCTCGGCACTGCGGCTGCTGTGTGTGCATGACCGCATCGCCGATGGCGTGCTCGAGATGCTCGGCGGCGCGATGCACGAGCTGGTGGTCGGCGACACGTCCGTCTGGGCCACGGATGTGGGGCCGGTGATCGATGCCGAAGCACACGAGGGCATCGGGCGGCAGCTGGTACGGCTGGACCGTGAAGCCCGGTTGATCGCCCGCACGCCGGTCCCGGAGGGGCTGAACGGCCACTACATCGCCCCGGTCGCCTACGAACTGCAGCGCATCGCCGACGTACGCCAGGAGATCTTCGGCCCGGTGCTGCACGTGGTGCGATGGGGCGGCGCTGAAGGGCCGACACTCGACGCCCTGATCCAGCAGATCAACACGCTCGGCTACGGCCTCACGCTGGGTGTGCAGACGCGCATCGACGGACGCGCCCACCAGATCGCCGAGCGCGCCCGCGTCGGCAACGTCTACGTCAACCGCAACATGATCGGTGCAGTGGTGGGCGTGCAGCCCTTCGGCGGCGAAGGCCTGAGCGGCACCGGCCCCAAAGCGGGCGGGCCGCACTATCTGCCGCGCTTCTGCGCCGAGCAGACGGTGACGATCAACACTGCGGCAGCCGGCGGCAATGCGACGTTGCTCGCAGGCGGCTTCTGACCTCGCGGCGGCATTCGTTCCGTACACTTCGGCCATGAACCGAACCGACAAGATCGCCTTCATCGGCGGGGGCAACATGGCCTCCGCCATCATCGGCGGGCTGCGCAGCAGCGGCCGCGACGCGGCCGACCTGCTGGTGGTCGAGCCCAGCGCCGAGCAGCGCCAACGCCTGGCCACCGAGCACGGCGTGCAGGCGGCCGAAGCGGCCACCGCCGCCCTCTCGGAGGCCACCGTGGTGGTGTGGGCCGTCAAG from Caldimonas brevitalea encodes the following:
- a CDS encoding ABC transporter permease, whose protein sequence is MTAPPTPRPGLHAVVRREWRRLRGDFWDLGMLTWIPLSVCALCWWIFSAGVARDVPIAVIDQDRSALSRSLVRMLDESPGIAVVAQARSQAEAMQLLRERRAFGTLWIPDDLQQQAVAGRSATVHWFYNGQFSAHVGALTRDVRTVVTAFSGGIELAAREKRGSSTPQARQQFEPIRLQLATLFNENANYEAFLALAVIPSMLQIFIALAAVTAIGRELKAGSVPQWLAAAGQRWSTAVAGKLLIPALAFFAQSLLFVLFFAGVRGWAIEGSALAVLVGLLLLVAAYLGVGTLMIAATLSLRAALSVAAFVTAPAFAFSGQGFPLLAMPPLARGWAEALPLTHYLQLQSRHWLAGAPFGYGFGEMAVLAGTTVLTGGLGLWLLQRRAPRATAWGRL
- a CDS encoding ABC transporter permease; this encodes MSGPLRRCATAFVQTWRAVLHDAGALTLLFVATLIYSFFYPLPYSAEQVQRVPVVVVDQDRSALSRQITRYAQAHPSVSVIEVTPDLAEAQHRLWRHESAGTLFLPTGLQSKVQSGREAEVEVAGNGVYLLLNKAALNGLADAVGTVSAGIEVKRLSAASPSGAQTLAQRQPIGLNAVALFNVREGYGAYIVPGVAVLILQQTLLLAIALMFGTWAERGGFPVSRDGAGYAGMLLAFASVALINSAYYFGWVLWWQDYPRGGNFAGLLVFAVLFALCLAAFGMLLGSWFVTRERGGQLLLCVAMPSIFLSGLSWPVEAMPELLRWARWLMPSTAGIEGFIALNQLGARLPEVRLEAAALLALLAACVPLGLWRWRRLARRALNRADAG
- a CDS encoding NAD(P)-dependent oxidoreductase, with the translated sequence MTQTKTYAPIAPHRVAFLGLGVMGHPMAGHLARAGHRVTVYNRSEAKAVQWVQQYGGERAATPAQAARDADIVFACVGNDDDLRSVVLGEQGALAGMKPGAVFVDHTTASADVARELSAVAQARGLSFIDAPVSGGNLGAQNGVLTVMCGGDAEAFAKVQPVAMAYAKAVTLLGASGAGQLAKMVNQICIAGLLQGLSEAIAFGQKAGLDMNAVLGVIGKGAAQSWQLEHRGPTMVEDRFDFGFAVDWMRKDLGLCLDEARRNGARLPVTALVDQFYADVQAQGGGRWDTSSLIRRLLG
- a CDS encoding PilT/PilU family type 4a pilus ATPase, coding for MERDQASKFINDLLRLMISRNGSDLFLTAEFPPAIKVDGRVTKVSPQPLTGQHTLALARSIMNDKQAAEFERTKECNFAVAPQGVGRFRVNAFVQQGQVGLVMRVIPQTLPNIDAMGLPQVLKEVTMTKRGLVILVGATGSGKSTTLAAMVDYRNENSYGHIITIEDPVEFVHPHKNCIVTQREVGLDTEGWGQALKNTLRQAPDVILMGEIRDRETMEHAVAFAETGHLCMATLHANSANQALDRIINFFPEERRAQLLMDLSLNLKSMVSQRLLPRQEGKGRVAAVEILLNTPLISELIFKGEVAEIKEIMKKSRELGMQTFDQSLFDLYEGNQVTYEDALRNADSVNDLRLQIKLNSNRARSSDLAAGTEHLTIV
- a CDS encoding cyclic nucleotide-binding domain-containing protein, translating into MKKLIDKLKGGQAPEPGAGENAAAPDDTGFFSTMFQERLDDTQQAKTWQARAQEIGATPYDRDIGRDMFAALWGVDRYVATLDKSELDRMSEYLDFVQVAANQEVIGQDEQGDYMLIVLDGTIAVDRVQPWGGRARLAEARAGDMLGEMSLLDAGSRFSACTTLTPCVLAVVDAEGLDAMITHEPRLGLALLASLARRLSLRLRQVSARLSAVLSRG
- a CDS encoding type IV pilus twitching motility protein PilT, which translates into the protein MDITQLLAFSVKNKASDLHLSAGLPPMIRVHGDVRRINVDPLEHKQVHDMVYDIMNDSQRKAYEETLECDFSFEIQGLARFRVNAFNQNRGAGAVFRTIPSKILTLEQLNTPKIFAELALKPRGLVLVTGPTGSGKSTTLAAMVNHLNESEYGHVLTVEDPIEFVHESKKCLINQREVGPHTLSFSNALRSALREDPDAILVGEMRDLETIRLALTAAETGHLVFGTLHTSSAAKTIDRVVDVFPAAEKEMVRAMLSESVVAIISQTLCKLKDGSGRVAAHEVMLGTAAVRNLIRENKIAQMYSAIQTGNSMGMQTLDQNLADLVRRNVISPSEARTKAKFPENFPG
- a CDS encoding YggS family pyridoxal phosphate-dependent enzyme → MATIAANIQQVQDRIAASCQEAGRAVESVTLLAVSKTFPAPAVREAVACGLHRFGENYVQEALDKMEALADLRDRLEWHLIGPLQSNKTRVVAEHFDWVHSVDRLKIAERLSAQRPSHLPPLQICLQVNISGEASKSGLNPDEVAATAQAVAALPGLRLRGLMAIPEPAETLPAQRQPHAALRRLLEQLRAQGLALDTLSMGMTADLEAAVLEGATIVRVGTAIFGSRPPVPRG
- a CDS encoding Lrp/AsnC ligand binding domain-containing protein; the encoded protein is MKNGSAEFNDLDKIDRKILRVLQQDGRIANLKLAEAVHLSPTAVLERVKRLTREGYILGYEARLNPQKLSASMMVFVEVVLDRTTPDVMNAFKAAVQSRPEILECHLVAGGFDYLIKTRVADMQAYRELIGSVIWSLPGVRETHTYAVMEEVKNTNLLPI
- a CDS encoding L-glutamate gamma-semialdehyde dehydrogenase, whose amino-acid sequence is MSTPVRFTAPPERMRLPAPDRPEAEVVKQLQQQPALPWEQVKATAAPWVKAVRERPAPFWAMESLLKEYPLSTTEGLALMRLAEALLRVPDVDTAMALTADQLGRASFDKAGASDHPVLSNLSANVIALSKKLLPGDAQKQPGLLQRLGAQTVVGAAVRALQLLGRQFVLGRNIAEAQREAQSQRREQATLCFSFDMLGEGARTEHDAERYLASYRHAIEQIARERRTDARPETGDGISIKLSALFSRYEASQRERVFAVLLPRVWSLVELAAQAHLNLTIDAEESERLELSLDVFEALAAQIAQHHPQWQGFGLAVQAYQTRSLAVVEEVARIGREHGLRLMVRLVKGAYWDGEIKRAQELGLAGYPVFTRKEHTDLAYLACAQALLSHAPALYPQFATHNAGTVAAILRLAAARPVPFEMQRLHGMGESLYREVLQHERVTLRVYAPVGEHRDLLAYLVRRLLENGANSSFVHQLADEQVPIDTLLASPLHPPARPGLPLPLALYGAERRNSRGVDLACQAEREPLFAALRSAAVPPVAEATPEQVAQAMQQLHAQCERWDAVPVTERAAVLRRAGDALESALPEFCGLLVREAHKVMADAVSEVRETVDFLRYYAAQAEQRLVPLTLPGPTGESNQLHLRGRGVFVCISPWNFPLAIFTGQVVAALVAGNPVAAKPAEQTPAVARRMVELLHQAGIPREVLQLLHGPGETVGAALVRDARCAGVAFTGSTQVAKLIQRSLAEKDGPIVPLIAETGGINAMVVDSTALPEQVVDAVVQSAFRSAGQRCSALRLLCVHDRIADGVLEMLGGAMHELVVGDTSVWATDVGPVIDAEAHEGIGRQLVRLDREARLIARTPVPEGLNGHYIAPVAYELQRIADVRQEIFGPVLHVVRWGGAEGPTLDALIQQINTLGYGLTLGVQTRIDGRAHQIAERARVGNVYVNRNMIGAVVGVQPFGGEGLSGTGPKAGGPHYLPRFCAEQTVTINTAAAGGNATLLAGGF